The stretch of DNA TGTCCCCCCTGGTACTGGCGGGGTGTGGGGATGACGAGGATTTGACGGGCTACGCGTTGCCCGCATGTGAGGACGGTGGGCTCGCGGTGAGTGGACTGTCTCCCGCCGCACCGGTGGATGCGGTGCAGCTGCGGACGCGGGTCTCCACCGGGAACGAGGTGGTGAATACCCGGGCCACGGCCACCTCGGGGACGCCTTGCGCGACGGCATCCAACCCCAGCGCGTGCCAGAGCACCCTGGAGGGCCTGGCCCCGGCCAGCAGCTTCCACAGGATCTGTTACGACATCTGCAGCGAGTACTACCTGGCGACGACGCGAGGGGATGACGTCACCGCCCACGCGACGTTGGAGTCCCTCCGGGGATTCCTGGGCACCGTGGACACCCCGCAGGAGGCGGCGCTGATCGCCTTCGCCGAGGGGTACAACCTGTCCTGCGGCAATCTGAAGCGCGGCGGGGTGCGGACGAACGCGGATGGGAGCTTCAGCGTCATCGGCACCCAGGGCTTCGCCTGCGGGGAGGGCACGAAGGTCACCCGCTTCATCCTGGAGGTCTTCCCCTCGGGCGAGCTGAAGGAGGGGAGCCGCAAGGTCATCGAGAAGGGGAACGACAACTGCGCGATCGGCCGGCGGCCCGCGGGCCTGCGGACGGCGGAGGAGGTGGCGTGCACGGACGCGCTGGGCCGCCACTTCGCGGCGGCCGCCCACCTGGAGGCGGCCTCCATCCACGCGTTTCTCCGGCTGCGCGAGGAGCTCGCGCTCCACGGGGCCGATGCAGCCCTCCAGGAGGCGGCACTGAGGAGCGCTTGCGACGAAGTGCGGCACACGGAGGTCTCCAAGCGCCTGGCGGGCCTCTTCGGCGCCGTGCCCCCGCGGCCCGGGGTGGAAGCGCTGCCCTTGCGCTCCCTGTTCGAGGTGGCCCTGGACAACGCGGTGGAGGGCTGCGTGCGGGAGACGTTCGGCGCGCTGGTGGCGCACCACCAGGCCGCCCACGCCCGCGACGAGGGGATTCGCCAGGTGATGTCGCAGATCGCCGAGGACGAGACGCGGCACGCGGGGCTCTCCTGGACCATTGACCGCTGGGTGCAGCCGAAGCTGTCCGCCCCCGAGCAGGAGCGCCTGCGCGAGGCGCGGGCGCGGGCCGTGGCGGCGCTGCGCGAGGAGATGGCCACCGCGCCCGAGGCCGTGCTCATCGAGGAGGCCGGGCTTCCGCCGCCGGCCGTGGCCTCCGCGATGATGGACTCCCTGGCCCGGGACCTCTGGGCCTAGGGAACGGTGAAGCGCACGCCCTGGCTCTCCGCCCCGCCCCGGCCCACGGCGCTGACGGCCCACGAGCCGCTGGAGACCTCGAAGCGGGCCTCGGCGCCGCCCGCCACCCGCACGAGCTCCCACTCGCCGGGAGCTGCCTCTCGGTACAGGAGGTGGAAGCGCACCGCGGGCGGCTGGGGCGAGCTCACCCGCACGGTGAGCCCCTCCTGGGCCACCACCGGCTCGGGGGGAATGAGCGCCGCGCCCATGCGGGGCACCAGGGGGGGCAGGGCGGGCTTCGCATACAGCGTGTCGCGGAAGAGGGCCTTCACGCCCTTGCCATCATTCGAGAGGAACATCGACCGGAAGTGGATGTCGCCCAGCGCGCCCAGGCCCCGCAGGGTGCGGGTGAATGCCACCTGCGCCTCCAGCTCCGCCAGGGGCCAGTCCTGCGCGGACGTCAGGTGGTGCACCGCGTGCGCGGGGAAGAGGTGCCGCCCGCCCACCAGGCCATTGGCCCACCAGCTGGACAGCTTCGAGTACGACTGGGCCGACGTCTCGCGCCAGTAGAGCTGGGGGGCCAGGTAGTCGACCCAGCCCTGGTTCATCCACGTCACGGCATCGCAGGAGATGGCGCTGTAGGCATCCAGGCCGGGCACGGGCACGCCGCTCTTCCAGATGCCGAAGGGCGAGACGCCAAAGCGCACATGGGGGTGCTCCGAGACGATGGTGGCCATCACCTCGCGGATGAGCGCGTTGACGTTCTCCCGCCGCCAGTCGCCCTTCTCCAGCGTGCCCCCCGCGGCCTGGTAGCGCTCGTATGTCGCGGTGTCGGGGAAGGGCGTCTGCTGGGCATCGGGGTACGGGTAGAAGTAGTCGTCGAAGATGAGCCCATCGACGTCGTAGCGGCCGAGCAGATCCTTCACCACGGCCTTCACGTGCTGGCGGACCTCGGGCTCGCCCGGGTTCATCACCACCGCTTTGTTGTACGTCACCGCCGCGGCGGGCAGCCGCTGGGAGACATGGTCCGGCGCGGCCACCACGGTGGTGGACATCAACGCCCGGTAGGGGTTCACCCAGGCATGGACCTCCAGGCCCCGCGCGTGCGCGGCATTCACCAGGTGCTCCAGCGGATCCCACCCCGGATCCGTGCCCTGCGTGCCGGACAGGAAGCGGCTCCAGGGCTCCAGTGCGGAGTCATAGAGCGCATCGGACTCCGGGCGGACCTGGAAGAAGAGGGCGTTGAGCCCCAGCCCAGCCATTTCGTCCACCAACGAATCGAGCGAGGCCCGCCCGGCCTCGGGTGTCATCCCCTCGGCGGGAGGCCAATCGAGCCGCAGCACCGTGGAGACCCACACGCCGCGCAGCTCGCGCGCATGGCCCACCGTCACCCGCTCGGGCTCGGGGGGAAGGGGCGTGTCCGGGCCCTCCGGCGGAGGCGTTCCGGAGTCACCGCACGCCACGAGCATCCACAGCAGTCCAAGGGGCAGCAGTCGGGTGGGCATCCGGCGCATTTACTCGGGCACACCCCTGGGCGTCGATCTTGTAGGTAAACGTCGGCACCGGCCCGTGTCCGGCATTATGAGTCCCTTAAGCCTGACACCCGGGGGGGCTGCGGGCGTGCGTCCGCTCCTGGAAGCGGGCACAGGAACCCTTTGCAAGCCGCAAGGTGTGGGCCTAGAAGACACCTCGCGCACCCTCATGGGGAAGGACGGCGAACGGACATGACGGACAGTTTCGGCACGAAGAGCCAGCTCAAAGTGGGCTCCAAGACCTACGACTTCTACAGCTTGGGCAAGCTGGCCCAGAAGAACCCGGCGGTCAGCCGGCTGCCCCT from Stigmatella aurantiaca encodes:
- a CDS encoding ferritin-like domain-containing protein; translation: MDSSSVYRAFLNALRLSLVSPLVLAGCGDDEDLTGYALPACEDGGLAVSGLSPAAPVDAVQLRTRVSTGNEVVNTRATATSGTPCATASNPSACQSTLEGLAPASSFHRICYDICSEYYLATTRGDDVTAHATLESLRGFLGTVDTPQEAALIAFAEGYNLSCGNLKRGGVRTNADGSFSVIGTQGFACGEGTKVTRFILEVFPSGELKEGSRKVIEKGNDNCAIGRRPAGLRTAEEVACTDALGRHFAAAAHLEAASIHAFLRLREELALHGADAALQEAALRSACDEVRHTEVSKRLAGLFGAVPPRPGVEALPLRSLFEVALDNAVEGCVRETFGALVAHHQAAHARDEGIRQVMSQIAEDETRHAGLSWTIDRWVQPKLSAPEQERLREARARAVAALREEMATAPEAVLIEEAGLPPPAVASAMMDSLARDLWA
- a CDS encoding glycoside hydrolase family 10 protein, whose translation is MPTRLLPLGLLWMLVACGDSGTPPPEGPDTPLPPEPERVTVGHARELRGVWVSTVLRLDWPPAEGMTPEAGRASLDSLVDEMAGLGLNALFFQVRPESDALYDSALEPWSRFLSGTQGTDPGWDPLEHLVNAAHARGLEVHAWVNPYRALMSTTVVAAPDHVSQRLPAAAVTYNKAVVMNPGEPEVRQHVKAVVKDLLGRYDVDGLIFDDYFYPYPDAQQTPFPDTATYERYQAAGGTLEKGDWRRENVNALIREVMATIVSEHPHVRFGVSPFGIWKSGVPVPGLDAYSAISCDAVTWMNQGWVDYLAPQLYWRETSAQSYSKLSSWWANGLVGGRHLFPAHAVHHLTSAQDWPLAELEAQVAFTRTLRGLGALGDIHFRSMFLSNDGKGVKALFRDTLYAKPALPPLVPRMGAALIPPEPVVAQEGLTVRVSSPQPPAVRFHLLYREAAPGEWELVRVAGGAEARFEVSSGSWAVSAVGRGGAESQGVRFTVP